In the Sus scrofa isolate TJ Tabasco breed Duroc chromosome 6, Sscrofa11.1, whole genome shotgun sequence genome, one interval contains:
- the NR0B2 gene encoding nuclear receptor subfamily 0 group B member 2, whose product MSSRQPGTCPCQSAAGRPTILYALLSPSDRDRPSVPPARSHCLCRQHRPVRLCTPHRTCQEALNVLAKTLAFLRNLPSFCQLPPQDQRQLLRGCWGPLFLLGLAQDIVTFEVAEVPVPSILKKILLEEPSSGAGSGQPLDRPQPSLAAVQWLQCCLESLWSLELGPKEYAYLKGTILFNPDVPGLYASSHIGHLQHEAHQALWEVLEPWCPAGQSRLARVLLAASTLKSIPPTLLGDLFFRPVIGDVDIVGLLEDMLLLS is encoded by the exons ATGAGCTCCAGGCAGCCAGGGACCTGCCCATGCCAGAGTGCAGCAGGCCGCCCAACCATTCTGTATGCACTTCTGAGCCCCAGCGACAGGGACCGGCCGTCTGTGCCCCCAGCCCGCAGCCACTGCCTGTGCAGGCAGCACCGGCCTGTCCGGCTCTGTACCCCCCATCGCACCTGCCAGGAGGCTTTGAATGTTCTGGCCAAGACGCTGGCCTTCCTCAGGAACTTGCCGTCTTTCTGCCAGCTGCCTCCCCAGGATCAGCGGCAGCTGCTGCGGGGCTGCTGGGGTCCCCTCTTCCTGCTTGGTTTGGCCCAAGACATTGTGACCTTCGAGGTGGCCGAGGTCCCAGTTCCCAGTATACTCAAGAAGATCCTGCTGGAGGAGCCCAGCAGCGGCGCAGGTAGTGGCCAGCCGCTGGATCGGCCCCAGCCCTCGCTGGCTGCCGTGCAGTGGCTTCAGTGCTGCCTGGAGTCCTTATGGAGTCTGGAGCTGGGCCCCAAGGAATACGCCTACCTGAAAGGGACCATTCTCTTCAACCCTG ATGTTCCAGGCCTCTATGCCTCCTCCCACATCGGGCACCTGCAGCACGAGGCCCACCAGGCGCTGTGGGAGGTCTTGGAGCCCTGGTGCCCAGCAGGCCAAAGCCGCTTGGCTCGTGTTCTCCTCGCAGCCTCCACCCTCAAGTCCATTCCGCCCACCCTGCTTGGGGACCTCTTCTTTCGCCCTGTCATTGGAGATGTTGACATCGTTGGCCTCCTCGAGGACATGCTTTTGCTGAGCTGA